From Drosophila virilis strain 15010-1051.87 chromosome X, Dvir_AGI_RSII-ME, whole genome shotgun sequence, the proteins below share one genomic window:
- the IntS2 gene encoding integrator complex subunit 2 — MPVKMYDVTARVFAAMQNLDITSLASYPETEIRPVLPSLVRMSLLSPLDNTESSMESRKQILAVLIGIEVVNSIVSYLQVNYHELENDLKKELLTRQKSSNASAFFDAQGQPEYGLQSGIALGFERADVARKVRVVLSEIFNLQQQVSAAAEQKPSAGTPVITAQSEILDDGIYLEEVVDILCIALAELPSLLNILELTDALVHVPNGYRIVCALVANFPDCYRDVVSHVISNCDEEGNEGKQRLALLMALSEMNPSQALANRSMCVDMLKVPSFMLKLALKHSDDLIAFLTGLLLGNDQNLRSWFALYIRTSQKRKGDALNLVRVELLQKIVQITSSAADLKDFNLQGAVLLRLYCALRGIGGLKFNDDEINALSQLVTSCPQPTASGVRFVTLALCMLIACPSLVSTITLENKAVEWLQWLIREDAFFCKRSGTSSSLGEMLLLLAIHFHSNQITAISEMVCSTLAMKIPIRPNSTNRIKQLFTQDLFTEQVVALHAVRVPVTPNLNGTIPGYLPVHCIHQLLKSRTFLKHKVPIKAWIFKQICSSVRPVHPVMPALVEVFVNTLIIPNPTGKINIDHMHRPFTETEILHVFRTSPLTFFAVELQQPPAGEDLAQMEVACPLTAQLLMIYYLMLYEDTRLMNLSALGGRKQKEYSNNFLGGLPLKYLLQKAHQFHNDYLSLFHPLLRLIISNYPHLSMVDDWLEEHYLANSSLESDHWYDLKPELLTRALDTVKTKPRLAIRLFKRLLQLPPESLAQYAHQLVQHLPHVFQKDVPRYVKDLYNDLWLRLNAVLPTTFWIMSLRAITNNSDALNRRTFANESLLEPMDVLSCPREVFCSPYMLVILLRILKGSLAASKTYLNVHMQQKQVLDKNGLVQTDADREELKTTLIASQESAAVHILLEVLDYMDSKANTRVAKLELREIQGIIGTYVHQAFITEPSLAKLVHFQTYPKSVIPMIVASVPSMHICIDFVHEFLNVTEMDKQIFTIELTSHLVLNYSIPKSLGVSKFCLNVIQTTLSLLTSSAKCKFLRNVLPAMVRFVETFPILADDCVNILMNTGRSLHSQSSLGVTTMQMPLTESAKLCSYRDAQLHITMIEDAFKALVEAVMQKAELY; from the exons ATGCCGGTCAAAATGTACGATGTGACGGCCCGTGTATTTGCCGCCATGCAGAATCTGGACATCACATCTTTGGCCAGTTATCCGGAGACCGAGATAAGGCCGGTGCTGCCGTCTCTGGTGCGAATGAGTCTGCTCTCGCCGCTGGACAACACGGAATCCTCGATGGAGTCACGCAAACAAATTCTGGCCGTGCTCATCGGCATCGAGGTGGTCAATAGCATTGTGTCCTACCTGCAGGTCAATTACCATGAGCTCGAGAATGATCTGAAGAAGGAGCTGTTGACGCGCCAAAAGTCGAGCAACGCCTCCGCCTTCTTCGATGCCCAGGGCCAGCCGGAGTATGGCCTGCAGTCGGGCATTGCGCTCGGCTTTGAGCGGGCGGATGTGGCGCGCAAGGTGCGCGTTGTGCTCTCCGAGATCTTCAATCTGCAGCAACAGGTGTCCGCCGCCGCCGAGCAGAAACCATCAGCCGGCACGCCCGTAATAACGGCCCAATCCGAAATCTTGGACGACGGCATCTATCTGGAGGAGGTGGTGGACATTTTATGCATTGCACTCGCCGAACTGCCCTCCCTGCTCAACATACTGGAGCTGACCGATGCACTGGTCCATGTGCCGAATGGTTATCGCATTGTATGCGCTCTGGTTGCCAATTTTCCGGATTGCTATCGGGATGTCGTCTCGCATGTCATCTCCAATTGCGATGAGGAGGGCAACGAGGGCAAACAACGGCTGGCGCTGCTGATGGCGCTCAGCGAAATGAATCCCTCCCAGGCGCTGGCCAATCGCTCCATGTGCGTCGATATGCTGAAGGTGCCCTCGTTCATGCTCAAGCTGGCGCTCAAGCACTCCGACGATCTG ATTGCCTTTCTAACGGGCCTGCTGCTGGGCAACGATCAGAATCTGCGCTCCTGGTTCGCCCTGTACATACGCACCAGCCAGAAGCGCAAAGGGGATGCACTGAATCTGGTGCGTGTCGAACTGCTGCAGAAGATTGTCCAAATTACGAGCAGCGCCGCCGATCTGAAGGACTTCAATCTGCAGGGCGCAGTCCTGTTGCGTCTGTACTGCGCCCTGCGCGGCATCGGCGGCCTCAAGTTCAACGACGACGAGATCAATGCGCTCTCCCAGCTGGTCACCAGCTGCCCGCAGCCGACGGCATCGGGCGTGCGCTTTGTCACGCTGGCCCTGTGCATGCTAATCGCCTGCCCCTCGCTGGTGTCCACCATTACGCTGGAGAACAAGGCCGTCGAGTGGCTGCAGTGGCTCATACGAGAGGATGCGTTCTTTTGCAAGCGTTCCGGCACGAGCAGCTCTCTGGGcgagatgctgctgctgctggcgatACATTTCCATAGCAATCAGATAACGGCCATCAGCGAGATGGTCTGCTCGACGCTGGCCATGAAGATACCCATACGGCCGAACAGCACGAACCGGATCAAGCAGCTGTTCACCCAGGATCTGTTCACCGAGCAGGTGGTGGCGCTGCATGCGGTCCGGGTTCCGGTCACACCCAATCTGAACGGGACAATACCCGGCTATTTGCCGGTGCACTGCATCCATCAGCTGCTCAAGTCGCGCACGTTTCTCAAGCACAAGGTGCCCATTAAGGCGTGGATATTCAAGCAGATCTGCAGCTCGGTGCGGCCGGTGCATCCCGTTATGCCCGCCCTGGTCGAGGTGTTCGTCAATACACTGATCATACCCAATCCCACGGGCAAGATTAACATCGATCATATGCATCGACCGTTTACCGAAACCGAAATCCTGCATGTCTTCCGCACCTCGCCGCTCACCTTCTTCGCCgtggagctgcagcagccgcccgCCGGCGAGGATCTCGCCCAGATGGAGGTCGCCTGCCCGCTGACCGCACAGCTGCTCATGATCTACTATCTGATGCTGTACGAGGATACGCGCCTGATGAACCTCAGTGCCCTCGGCGGACGCAAGCAAAAGGAGTACTCGAATAACTTTCTGGGCGGGCTGCCGCTCAAGTATCTGCTGCAGAAGGCGCATCAGTTCCACAACGATTATCTGTCGCTCTTCCATCCGCTGCTGCGACTAATTATCTCCAATTATCCGCATCTGAGCATGGTCGATGACTGGCTGGAGGAGCATTatttggccaacagcagccTCGAGTCGGATCATTGGTATGATCTCAAGCCGGAGCTGCTCACCCGCGCCTTGGACACCGTCAAGACGAAACCCCGGCTGGCCATACGGCTCTTCAAGCGTCTGCTCCAGCTGCCGCCGGAGTCGCTGGCACAGTATGCCCATCAGCTGGTGCAGCATTTGCCGCATGTCTTCCAGAAGGATGTGCCGCGCTATGTCAAGGATCTCTACAATGATCTCTGGCTGCGCCTGAATGCCGTCCTGCCCACCACCTTCTGGATCATGTCGCTGCGCGCCATCACCAACAATTCCGATGCCCTCAATCGACGCACCTTCGCCAACGAGAGCCTCTTGGAGCCCATGGATGTGCTCAG CTGCCCGCGTGAGGTGTTCTGCTCGCCGTACATGTTGGTCATCCTGCTGCGCATACTGAAGGGCAGCCTGGCGGCGTCCAAGACGTACCTGAACGTGCACATGCAGCAGAAGCAGGTGCTGGACAAGAACGGTCTGGTGCAGACGGACGCCGATCGGGAGGAGCTAAAGACGACGCTGATTGCATCGCAGGAGAGCGCCGCGGTGCACATACTGCTCGAGGTGCTCGACTATATGGACAGCAAGGCGAATACGCGCGTCGCCAAGCTGGAGCTGCGCGAAATCCAGGGCATCATTGGCACCTACGTGCATCAGGCATTCATTACGGAGCCATCGCTGGCCAAGCTGGTGCACTTCCAGACATATCCCAAATCCGTAATACCCATGATTGTGGCCAGCGTGCCATCGATGCACATCTGTATCGATTTCGTGCACGAGTTTCTCAATGTTACCGAAATGGACAAACAGATCTTTACGATTGAGCTAACATCACATCTGGTGCTCAACTATTCGATACCCAAGAGCCTGGGCGTCTCCAAGTTCTGTCTGAATGTGATCCAGACGACGCTCTCGCTGCTCACCTCCTCGGCCAAGTGCAAGTTCCTGCGCAACGTGCTGCCCGCCATGGTTCGATTTGTCGAAACGTTTCCCATACTGGCCGACGATTGTGTCAACATTCTGATGAACACCGGCCGGAGTCTACATTCGCAATCGTCGCTGGGCGTTACCACCATGCAAATGCCGCTCACCGAGAGTGCCAAGCTCTGCTCATACCGGGACGCCCAGCTGCATATCACGATGATCGAGGACGCTTTCAAAGCGCTCGTCGAGGCTGTCATGCAGAAGGCGGAGCTCTATTAG
- the LOC6634450 gene encoding apyrase, with protein sequence MMLAEMGAMPWTLMLLIVGAGHTLAAEDRFPLSLIHINDFHARFEPTDTSGGICDEGEECVGGYARTVHMVRRLLEEQRDHNPIYINAGDSFQGTLWYNIGRWNVTQEFLNMLPADVMTLGNHEFDHGVAGVVPFLKTINTSMLVANMDSAHEPTMDGLYERSLILERGGRKIGLIGVILETTDTLANTGKLIFRNESDTIREEARLLQEQGANIIIVISHCGYDVDKVIAANAGDVIDVIVGSHSHTFLYTGDPPGPDKSRGDYPTEVIHSSGHRVLIVQAGCYAKYVGNLTVYFDDHGDVLDFEGAPLYMGPDVPEDEEVLKALEPWKEVINREGQVVVGRTMVDLTKSDCSDRECNLGNFFCDAMIHTFTGLTPFNQNAWTNVSIGLAATGGLRMALLRGNLTYAHMVNMSPFENKLIAYNLPGRKLVEALEYGVSKIDLENGVTSSYIMLQVAGLKVTYDYTKPINSRVISVLARCADCDVPIYEPLEPAKIYRIASPDFLQGGGNGFTMLAEGTDVQISITDLEALLSYTSNIDPIYTGLEGRITVLN encoded by the exons ATGATGCTTGCCGAGATGGGGGCTATGCCCTGGACGCTAATGCTGCTTATCGTTGGCGCCGGCCACACGCTGGCCGCCGAGGATCGATTTCCGTTGTCCCTGATACACATCAACGATTTCCATGCCAG ATTCGAGCCAACGGACACCAGCGGCGGCATCTGTGATGAGGGCGAGGAGTGCGTCGGTGGCTATGCGCGCACCGTGCACATGGTTCGCAGATTGCTGGAGGAGCAGCGCGATCATAATCCCATCTATATCAATGCGGGCGACAGCTTTCAGGGCACGCTCTGGTACAATATTGGACGCTGGAATGTTACCCAGGAGTTTCTCAATATGCTGCCCGCCGATGTCATG ACACTGGGCAACCATGAGTTCGATCATGGCGTCGCTGGCGTCGTGCCCTTCCTGAAGACCATCAACACCAGCATGCTGGTGGCCAACATGGACAGCGCCCACGAGCCCACCATGGATGGCCTCTACGAGCGTTCGCTGATCCTGGAGCGCGGCGGCCGCAAGATCGGACTGATCGGTGTCATTTTGGAGACAACAGAC ACTCTGGCCAACACGGGCAAGCTGATCTTCCGCAACGAGAGCGACACCATCCGCGAGGAGGCACGCCTGCTGCAGGAGCAGGGCGCCAACATCATCATTGTCATTTCGCACTGCGGCTACGATGTGGACAAGGTGATCGCCGCGAATGCGGGCGATGTCATCGATGTCATTGTTGGCTCCCATTCGCACACCTTCCTCTACACGGGCGATCCGCCCGGGCCGGACAAGTCGCGCGGCGACTATCCCACCGAGGTGATCCACAGCAGCGGCCATCGGGTGCTCATCGTTCAGGCGGGCTGCTATGCCAAATATGTTGGCAATCTGACGGTCTATTTCGATGACCATGGCGACGTCCTGGACTTCGAGGGTGCACCCCTCTATATGGGGCCGGACGTACCGGAGG aCGAGGAAGTGCTAAAGGCGCTGGAGCCCTGGAAGGAGGTGATCAATCGAGAGGGACAGGTGGTCGTCGGCCGCACCATGGTCGACCTGACCAAGAGCGACTGCAGCGACCGGGAATGCAATCTGGGCAACTTCTTCTGCGATGCCATGATCCATACG TTCACGGGTCTGACGCCGTTTAATCAGAACGCCTGGACAAATGTATCCATCGGACTGGCGGCCACCGGCGGCCTGCGCATGGCCCTGCTGCGCGGCA ATCTGACGTATGCGCATATGGTGAATATGTCGCCGTTTGAGAATAAGCTGATTGCCTACAATCTGCCCGGCCGGAAGCTGGTCGAGGCGCTGGAGTATGGTGTCAGCAAGATTGATCTGGAGAATGGGGTGACCAGCTCGTACATAATGCTGCAGGTGGCCGGTCTGAAGGTCACCTATGACTACACCAAGCCGATCAATTCGCGCGTCATCTCCGTGCTGGCGCGCTGCGCCGACTGCGATGTGCCCATCTATGAGCCATTGGAGCCGGCCAAAATTTATCGCATCGCCTCGCCCGATTTTCTGCAGGGCGGCGGCAATGGCTTCACCATGCTAGCCGAGGGCACCGACGTCCA AATCAGCATCACGGATCTGGAGGCCCTGCTCTCCTACACCAGCAACATTGATCCCATCTACACGGGCCTCGAGGGCCGCATCACTGTGCTCAACTGA
- the LOC138910840 gene encoding lanC-like protein 3 homolog, with protein MERRYLKNPFADFSGGENTPFATDEEHIKTLICTYVDAILEHCHPNSDEEDNRGDLYVGNAGIAYMFWKLHSCEQTRDLYPALEHAAAFIRNAKANAKRYKKRSAERYSFLCGNAGIYAVSAAISQEAKNTEELSNDLANFKSGIPSSKEFMHTKYGCDEVLVGRAGYLSGCYWLNDVLPEKKITDDDLVSICQLIVTSGREYSKLNNSPLPLMYQYHGTEYLGAAHGLCAILHMLLDSPWFRTVPISAPAAELRDIKRSIDYFLELQDNEGNFPVALEDLRSGRDKRLVHWCHGAPGAVYVLAKAYLIFKEDKYIISLRRAADLVWKKGFLRKGPGICHGVAGNGYVFLLLFRLTNEMKYLYRAHKFMELLTNSEFKQRARVPDRPHSLYEGVAGTVCFLVDLLEPEQAHFPFMDVFH; from the coding sequence ATGGAGCGTCGTTATTTGAAGAATCCGTTTGCGGATTTCTCGGGCGGCGAGAATACGCCCTTTGCCACCGATGAGGAGCACATCAAGACCCTGATATGCACCTATGTGGACGCCATATTGGAGCACTGTCATCCCAATAGCGACGAGGAGGACAATCGCGGTGATCTGTATGTGGGCAATGCGGGCATTGCCTACATGTTCTGGAAGCTGCACAGTTGCGAACAGACGCGTGATCTGTATCCAGCGCTGGAGCACGCAGCCGCCTTCATACGCAACGCCAAGGCGAATGCCAAGCGATACAAGAAACGCTCCGCGGAGCGTTATTCGTTTCTGTGCGGCAATGCTGGCATCTATGCCGTCTCGGCGGCCATCTCGCAGGAGGCCAAGAACACGGAGGAGCTGTCCAATGATTTGGCCAACTTCAAGTCGGGCATACCATCGAGCAAGGAGTTCATGCACACCAAATACGGCTGCGATGAGGTGCTTGTGGGCCGTGCCGGCTATCTATCCGGCTGCTATTGGCTGAACGATGTGCTGCCGGAGAAGAAGATAACCGATGATGATCTGGTCTCCATTTGCCAGCTGATCGTGACCAGCGGGCGCGAGTACAGCAAACTCAACAATTCGCCCCTGCCACTGATGTATCAGTACCATGGGACCGAGTATTTGGGCGCCGCCCATGGACTGTGCGCCATACTGCACATGCTGCTGGATAGTCCCTGGTTCCGTACGGTGCCAATTTCGGCGCCGGCCGCTGAGCTGCGCGACATTAAGCGCTCCATTGACTACTTTCTGGAGCTGCAGGACAATGAGGGCAATTTTCCGGTGGCCCTGGAGGATTTGCGCTCCGGACGCGACAAGCGTCTGGTGCACTGGTGCCATGGCGCACCCGGTGCTGTCTATGTGCTGGCCAAGGCCTATTTGATATTCAAGGAGGACAAGTACATTATCTCGCTGCGACGCGCCGCCGATCTTGTCTGGAAGAAGGGCTTCCTGCGCAAGGGGCCCGGCATCTGTCATGGCGTCGCCGGCAACGGTTATGTCTTTCTGCTGCTCTTTCGCCTGACCAACGAAATGAAGTACCTGTATCGGGCGCACAAATTCATGGAGCTGCTAACCAATTCGGAGTTCAAGCAGCGCGCCCGTGTCCCAGATCGGCCGCACAGCCTGTACGAGGGCGTCGCCGGCACCGTCTGTTTCCTGGTCGATCTGCTTGAGCCGGAGCAGGCGCACTTTCCCTTCATGGATGTCTTTCACTag
- the Hsp60A gene encoding heat shock protein 60A, with protein MFRLPVSLARTSISRQLAMRSYAKDVKFGAEVRAMMLQGVDVLADAVAVTMGPKGRNVIIEQSWGSPKITKDGVTVAKAIELKDKFQNIGAKLVQDVANNTNEEAGDGTTTATVLARAIAKEGFEKISKGANPVEIRRGVMLAVDTVKDNLKTMSRPVKTPEEIAQVATISANGDQAIGKLISDAMKRVGRDGVITVKDGKTLIDELEVIEGMKFDRGYISPYFINSSKGAKVEFQDALLLLSEKKISSVQSIIPALELANSQRKPLVIIAEDIDGEALSTLVVNRLKIGLQVAAVKAPGFGDNRKSTLTDMAIASGGIVFGDDADLVKLEDVKISDLGQVGEVVITKDDTLLLKGKGKKDDVQRRVDQIKEQITDTTSEYEKEKLQERLARLASGVALLRVGGSSEVEVNEKKDRVHDALNATRAAVEEGIVPGGGTALLRCIEKLDSVATTNEDQNLGVDIVRRALRMPCMTIAKNAGVDGAMVVAKVETQSGDYGYDALKGEYGNLIEKGIIDPTKVVRTAITDAAGVASLLTTAEAVVTEIPKEDAAPGMGGMGGMGGMGGMGGMGGMM; from the exons ATGTTCCGCCTACCAGTTTCACTTGCACGCACCTCGATCAGCCGACAGCTGGCGATGCGCAGCTATGCGAAggatgtcaagtttggtgccGAGGTGCGCGCCATGATGCTGCAGGGCGTCGATGTGCTGGCCGATGCTGTGGCCGTGACCATGGGTCCCAAGGGTCGCAACGTGATCATTGAGCAGTCGTGGGGCTCGCCAAAGATCACCAAGGATGGCGTTACGGTGGCCAAGGCCATTGAGCTGAAGGACAAGTTCCAGAACATTGGCGCCAAGCTGGTCCAGGATGTGGCCAACAATACCAACGAGGAGGCCGGCGATGGCACCACCACAGCCACAGTGCTGGCTCGTGCCATTGCCAAGGAGGGCTTCGAGAAGATCTCGAAGGGTGCCAATCCCGTGGAGATTCGTCGCGGCGTCATGTTGGCCGTCGACACCGTCAAGGACAACCTAAAGACCATGTCGCGTCCCGTCAAGACGCCCGAAGAGATCGCCCAGGTGGCCACAATCTCGGCGAACGGCGACCAGGCCATTGGCAAGCTCATCAGCGATGCAATGAAGCGTGTCGGACGCGATGGCGTCATTACCGTCAAGGATGGCAAGACCCTCATCGATGAGCTGGAGGTGATTGAGGGCATGAAGTTCGATCGCGGTTACATTTCGCCGTATTTCATCAACTCGTCGAAGGGCGCCAAAGTTGAGTTCCAGGAtgcattgctgctgctctcggAGAAGAAAATCTCCTCGGTGCAGAGCATCATACCCGCCCTTGAGCTGGCTAACTCGCAGCGCAAGCCGCTGGTCATCATTGCCGAGGACATCGATGGTGAGGCGCTCAGCACCCTGGTGGTGAATCGCCTGAAGATCGGCCTCCAGGTGGCCGCCGTCAAGGCGCCCGGCTTCGGTGACAATCGCAAGTCGACCCTCACCGACATGGCCATCGCCTCGGGCGGCATTGTTTTTGGCGATGATGCCGATCTGGTCAAGCTGGAGGATGTCAAGATCAGCGATCTGGGTCAGGTTGGCGAGGTGGTCATCACCAAGGATGACACACTGCTGCTGAAGGGCAAGGGCAAGAAGGACGATGTGCAGCGTCGCGTCGACCAGATCAAGGAACAGATCACAGACACCACATCCGAATACGAGAAGGAGAAACTCCAGGAGCGTCTGGCCCGTCTCGCCTCCGGCGTCGCTTTGCTGCGCGTCGGCGGCTCCAGCGAGGTCGAGGTCAATGAGAAGAAGGATCGCGTCCATGATGCACTCAACGCCACCCGTGCTGCCGTCGAAGAAGGCATCGTGCCCGGCGGCGGCACCGCCCTGCTGCGCTGCATCGAGAAACTGGACAGCGTCGCCACCACCAACGAGGATCAG AACCTCGGCGTGGACATTGTGCGTCGCGCCCTTCGCATGCCCTGCATGACAATTGCCAAGAACGCGGGCGTCGATGGCGCCATGGTCGTGGCCAAGGTGGAGACCCAGTCGGGCGACTATGGCTACGATGCGCTCAAGGGCGAATACGGCAATCTGATCGAGAAGGGCATCATCGATCCCACCAAGGTGGTGCGCACCGCCATCACCGATGCCGCCGGCGTTGCTTCGCTGCTGACCACCGCCGAGGCTGTTGTCACCGAGATACCCAAGGAGGATGCTGCTCCTGGCATGGGCGGCATGGGTGGCATGGGCGGCATGGGAGGCATGGGCGGTATGGGTGGCATGATGTAA
- the LOC138910851 gene encoding apyrase-like gives EDNAVLLALAPWQAQLAESSNRIVGSSRVPLQQAECARGECNLGNLYTDAMLHAFVKEASAQASNWSNVTVALTSQGNFRVPIPAGDISYKQLVAMCPWENRLYALNLRGEHLWQLLEDAVAPMNSSLVSPISKRFLQVSGLRIIYNLMAEPGQRLVRVLVRCADCAIPEYRPLQLSQHYRLVVMEYLANGKNGFSLISDHAQELEMGPFDLDALMDYMNAIGPITAGLEQRIQFVT, from the exons GAAGACAATGCCGTGCTCCTGGCCCTGGCACCCTGGCAGGCCCAGCTGGCGGAGTCATCCAATCGGATTGTGGGCAGCAGTCGGGTCCCTTTGCAGCAGGCGGAATGCGCGCGTGGCGAATGCAATTTGGGCAATCTCTACACGGACGCCATGCTCCATGCC TTCGTCAAGGAGGCATCCGCGCAAGCGTCCAATTGGAGCAACGTGACAGTTGCCCTAACCAGCCAGGGTAACTTTCGTGTGCCCATACCGGCGGGCG ATATAAGCTACAAACAGCTGGTGGCCATGTGTCCGTGGGAGAACCGTTTGTATGCTCTGAACTTGCGGGGTGAGCatctgtggcagctgctggagGATGCTGTAGCGCCCATGAACTCGAGTCTAGTGTCGCCCATATCCAAGCGCTTTCTGCAGGTCTCCGGATTGAGGATAATCTATAATCTAATGGCTGAGCCGGGCCAGCGGCTGGTCCGTGTACTTGTGCGCTGTGCCGATTGCGCGATACCCGAGTACCGGCCATTGCAGCTGAGTCAGCATTATCGGCTGGTGGTCATGGAATATCTGGCGAATGGTAAAAACGGTTTCTCGCTGATTAGCGACCACGCCCAAGAGCTTGA AATGGGCCCCTTTGATTTGGATGCTTTGATGGACTATATGAATGCGATTGGACCTATAACTGCGGGTCTAGAGCAGCGAATACAATTTGTAACTTAA